One genomic region from Pongo abelii isolate AG06213 chromosome 4, NHGRI_mPonAbe1-v2.0_pri, whole genome shotgun sequence encodes:
- the SMAD5 gene encoding mothers against decapentaplegic homolog 5, producing the protein MTSMASLFSFTSPAVKRLLGWKQGDEEEKWAEKAVDALVKKLKKKKGAMEELEKALSSPGQPSKCVTIPRSLDGRLQVSHRKGLPHVIYCRVWRWPDLQSHHELKPLDICEFPFGSKQKEVCINPYHYKRVESPVLPPVLVPRHNEFNPQHSLLVQFRNLSHNEPHMPQNATFPDSFHQPNNTPFPLSPNSPYPPSPASSTYPNSPASSGPGSPFQLPADTPPPAYMPPDDQMGQDNSQPMDTSNNMIPQIMPSISSRDVQPVAYEEPKHWCSIVYYELNNRVGEAFHASSTSVLVDGFTDPSNNKSRFCLGLLSNVNRNSTIENTRRHIGKGVHLYYVGGEVYAECLSDSSIFVQSRNCNFHHGFHPTTVCKIPSSCSLKIFNNQEFAQLLAQSVNHGFEAVYELTKMCTIRMSFVKGWGAEYHRQDVTSTPCWIEIHLHGPLQWLDKVLTQMGSPLNPISSVS; encoded by the exons ATGACGTCAATGGCCAGCTTGTTTTCTTTTACTAGTCCAGCAGTAAAGCGATTGTTGGGCTGGAAACAAGGTGATGAGGAGGAGAAATGGGCAGAAAAAGCAGTTGATGCTTTGGTGaagaagctaaaaaagaaaaagggtgcCATGGAGGAACTGGAGAAAGCCTTGAGCAGTCCAGGACAGCCGAGTAAATGTGTCACTATTCCCAGATCTTTAGATGGACGCCTGCAGGTTTCTCACAGAAAAGGCTTACCCCATGTTATATATTGTCGTGTTTGGCGCTGGCCGGATTTGCAGAGTCATCATGAGCTAAAGCCGTTGGatatttgtgaatttccttttggatctaagcaaaaagaagtttGTATCAACCCATACCACTATAAGAGAGTGGAGAGTCCAG tcttaCCTCCAGTATTAGTGCCTCGTCATAATGAATTCAATCCACAACACAGTCTTCTGGTTCAGTTTAGGAACCTGAGCCACAATGAACCACACATGCCACAAAATGCCACGTTTCCAGATTCTTTCCACCAGCCCAACAACACTCCTTTTCCCTTGTCTCCAAACAGCCCTTATCCCCCTTCTCCTGCTAGCAGCACATATCCCAACTCCCCAGCAAGTTCTGGACCAGGAAGTCCATTTCAGCTCCCAG ctGATACGCCTCCTCCTGCCTATATGCCACCTGATGATCAGATGGGTCAAGATAATTCCCAGCCTATGGATACAAGCAATAATATGATTCCTCAGATTATGCCCAGTATATCCAGCAGGG ATGTTCAGCCTGTTGCCTATGAAGAGCCTAAACATTGGTGTTCAATAGTCTACTATGAATTAAACAATCGTGTTGGAGAAGCTTTTCATGCATCTTCTACTAGTGTGTTAGTGGATGGATTCACAGATCCTTCAAATAACAAAAGTAGATTCTGCTTGGGTTTGTTGTCAAACGTTAATCGTAATTCGACAATTGAAAACACTAGGCGACATATTGGAAAAG GTGTTCATCTGTACTATGTTGGTGGGGAGGTGTATGCGGAATGCCTCAGTGACAGCAGCATATTTGTACAGAGTAGGAACTGCAACTTTCATCATGGCTTTCATCCCACCACTGTCTGTAAGATTCCCAGCAGCTGCAGCCTCAAAATTTTTAACAATCAGGAGTTTGCTCAGCTTCTGGCTCAGTCTGTCAACCATGGGTTTGAGGCAGTATATGAGCTCACCAAAATGTGTACCATTCGGATGAGTTTTGTCAAG GGTTGGGGAGCAGAATATCACCGGCAGGATGTAACCAGCACCCCATGTTGGATTGAGATTCATCTTCATGGGCCTCTTCAGTGGCTGGATAAAGTCCTTACTCAGATGGGCTCCCCTCTGAACCCCATATCTTCTGTTTCATAA